In one Catenovulum adriaticum genomic region, the following are encoded:
- a CDS encoding flagellar protein MotY has translation MMNRLQGLLALLCLVSCQSFADVRHYQASIDSSKWQFSKQTRLQCRLEHAIPRYGKAVFSSAAGRSLNLNFALDMLRLPDNYSFAKVSSVPPSYRPGVASKSVTEMKLLKQFDGELTQKPAWILLNELEKGMTPTFYYQDWYSQFDKVVVGVSAVNFHQAYDEFLLCLDNLLPYSFEDISLTVLTYQKNSSELSKSSKKRLAMIAEYLKQDVELELVLVDAYTDSYGGRFHNQELSKKRAAAIQSFFVEHNVDKDRVKIEGFGEKRHIASNQNIIERSKNRRVVIRMQRP, from the coding sequence ATGATGAACAGACTCCAAGGTTTGCTGGCATTACTTTGTTTGGTTAGCTGTCAAAGTTTTGCCGATGTGCGGCATTATCAAGCGAGTATTGATAGCTCTAAATGGCAGTTTTCAAAACAAACTCGCCTGCAGTGTCGTTTAGAACACGCCATTCCGCGATATGGAAAAGCGGTATTTTCTAGTGCAGCAGGGCGCTCGCTTAATTTAAATTTTGCTTTGGATATGTTACGCCTGCCGGATAATTATAGCTTTGCTAAAGTGAGCTCTGTACCGCCAAGTTATCGTCCTGGGGTGGCAAGTAAATCTGTAACTGAAATGAAATTACTTAAGCAATTTGATGGTGAGCTGACCCAAAAGCCCGCTTGGATATTATTAAATGAGCTTGAAAAAGGGATGACGCCAACATTTTATTATCAAGACTGGTATAGCCAATTTGATAAGGTGGTTGTTGGGGTGAGTGCGGTGAATTTTCATCAGGCTTATGATGAGTTTTTATTGTGTTTAGATAATTTATTGCCTTATTCGTTTGAAGACATTTCGTTAACGGTTTTAACGTACCAAAAAAATTCATCGGAGTTGAGTAAGTCATCTAAAAAACGTTTGGCTATGATAGCCGAATATTTAAAGCAAGATGTAGAGCTTGAGCTGGTGTTGGTAGACGCCTATACCGATAGCTATGGTGGTCGTTTTCATAATCAGGAACTTTCTAAAAAACGAGCTGCAGCCATTCAAAGCTTTTTTGTTGAGCATAATGTTGATAAAGACAGAGTTAAAATAGAAGGCTTTGGGGAAAAACGGCATATAGCATCAAATCAAAATATTATTGAACGCAGCAAAAACCGCCGGGTTGTGATTAGAATGCAAAGACCATAA
- a CDS encoding phosphotransferase family protein → MPNTSIQNLNQKSLSWLQSQLGEFKQITPLTHNHTNQCFIAYPKHHPAVFIKQLNSKILSTNSFKNERTSRHWAQQITPKITPNTLYENAQLGLIIDELVSSRNTSPTISDLVSLMSQLHQQNLPINSNIIRQQIFNDIQNLLAALKLPEYSFKSLLTQAKQLDESQQACCICHGDLSFENILIGEQPYLIDWEYARVAEPAYDLAASILINNLNSNLQQQLITKYCQHNPQPEQNILNRVQQYLKVLKPLNQLWFTHQHQLQ, encoded by the coding sequence ATGCCTAATACTAGTATCCAAAATTTAAATCAAAAATCGTTGAGTTGGCTGCAAAGTCAACTTGGCGAATTTAAACAAATTACGCCGCTGACACACAACCACACTAATCAGTGTTTTATTGCGTATCCCAAACATCATCCAGCCGTTTTTATTAAGCAATTAAATTCTAAGATTTTATCAACAAACAGTTTTAAAAACGAACGAACGAGCCGACATTGGGCTCAGCAAATCACCCCAAAAATCACCCCAAATACCCTATACGAAAATGCTCAGCTAGGCTTAATCATCGATGAATTAGTTAGTAGCCGTAACACCTCGCCGACAATATCTGATCTTGTGAGTTTAATGAGCCAACTCCACCAACAAAACCTGCCTATCAATTCAAATATTATTCGCCAGCAAATTTTTAACGATATACAAAATTTATTAGCCGCGCTTAAACTGCCCGAGTATTCATTTAAATCCCTATTAACACAAGCTAAACAGCTGGATGAAAGCCAACAGGCTTGTTGTATTTGCCACGGTGATTTATCGTTTGAAAATATTTTAATTGGCGAGCAGCCTTATTTAATTGACTGGGAATATGCCAGAGTCGCCGAGCCCGCCTATGATTTAGCAGCAAGCATATTAATTAATAACTTAAACTCAAATTTACAACAGCAACTGATTACAAAATACTGCCAGCACAACCCACAACCCGAGCAAAACATTCTCAACAGAGTGCAACAATATTTAAAAGTACTAAAACCGCTTAACCAGCTTTGGTTTACCCACCAACATCAGTTACAATAA
- a CDS encoding DUF3010 family protein, whose translation MKACGVELKGSEAIICILTLDQGLFGVPDCRTQKFVLTGAGQQDTLDFQFAFKKLMEDYQVEQVVIKERPTRGKFSGSAAGFKMEAAIQLIESLEVNLQNNSEEKASIKRNPLPVDFKSTGLKMFQQNAFTTAYAYLNIQYYGLAENDPE comes from the coding sequence ATGAAAGCTTGTGGAGTCGAACTTAAAGGTAGCGAAGCTATCATTTGCATTTTAACCTTAGATCAAGGTTTGTTTGGCGTACCTGACTGCCGTACTCAAAAATTTGTTTTAACGGGTGCGGGACAGCAAGACACGCTCGATTTTCAATTTGCTTTTAAAAAATTAATGGAAGATTACCAAGTTGAGCAAGTGGTCATCAAAGAGCGTCCAACCCGCGGTAAATTTTCAGGCAGTGCGGCCGGATTTAAAATGGAAGCTGCCATCCAGTTAATTGAAAGTCTTGAAGTCAATTTACAAAACAATTCAGAAGAAAAAGCCAGTATTAAACGCAACCCTCTACCAGTAGATTTTAAAAGCACAGGGCTAAAAATGTTTCAGCAAAACGCCTTTACCACCGCCTACGCTTATTTAAATATTCAGTATTATGGTTTAGCCGAAAACGACCCTGAATAA